The following proteins come from a genomic window of Novosphingobium sp. P6W:
- a CDS encoding response regulator transcription factor translates to MEVRTPALFLTAMNGVEDRVEGLEAGADDYLAKPFAASELLARINALARRPPIAGTKTVLRAGDLELDRIRRTVARGGVRIDIQAPELKLLEYLMLHAGEVVTRAMLLENVWSFHFDPKTNVIESHMSRLRAKVDRGFGRELIQTERGAGYRIDGD, encoded by the coding sequence ATGGAAGTGCGTACCCCGGCCCTGTTCCTGACCGCCATGAACGGCGTGGAGGACCGCGTCGAGGGGCTGGAGGCCGGGGCGGACGACTATCTCGCCAAGCCCTTCGCGGCGAGCGAGCTGCTGGCGCGGATCAATGCCCTCGCGCGGCGGCCGCCTATCGCCGGGACGAAGACCGTGCTGCGCGCCGGCGACCTGGAACTCGACCGTATTAGGCGTACGGTTGCGCGCGGGGGTGTCCGTATCGACATTCAGGCACCGGAACTGAAACTGCTCGAGTATCTCATGCTCCACGCAGGCGAAGTGGTCACCCGCGCCATGCTGCTGGAGAATGTCTGGTCGTTCCATTTCGACCCGAAGACCAATGTGATAGAAAGCCACATGAGCCGCCTTCGCGCCAAAGTCGATCGCGGTTTCGGGCGTGAGTTGATCCAGACGGAACGCGGCGCGGGATATCGTATCGATGGCGACTGA
- a CDS encoding sigma factor, producing the protein MTSQGCEVPADAGLRQLCLALRPELRRFLLARRVGEADADDLLQDLFLRVETSVTGPVRFPRAYLYQMLNTMAHSRRCVPWKCVPRPCS; encoded by the coding sequence ATGACGTCGCAAGGGTGCGAAGTACCCGCCGATGCCGGCCTGCGCCAGTTGTGCCTTGCGCTTCGGCCAGAACTGCGGCGCTTCCTGCTGGCGCGCCGGGTGGGGGAAGCAGACGCTGACGACCTGCTTCAGGACCTATTCCTGCGGGTGGAGACGAGCGTGACCGGCCCTGTGCGTTTTCCCAGGGCCTATCTCTACCAGATGCTCAACACCATGGCGCACTCAAGGCGCTGCGTGCCATGGAAGTGCGTACCCCGGCCCTGTTCCTGA